A genomic stretch from Kribbella jejuensis includes:
- a CDS encoding CsbD family protein produces the protein MDTGKKMENAAEAAKGKVKEATGDATDNRDLQAEGQAEKTKADLKQAGEKVKDAFKD, from the coding sequence ATGGATACCGGTAAGAAGATGGAGAACGCCGCCGAAGCCGCCAAGGGCAAGGTCAAGGAAGCGACCGGCGACGCGACGGACAACCGTGACCTGCAGGCCGAAGGGCAGGCCGAGAAGACCAAGGCCGATCTGAAGCAGGCCGGCGAGAAGGTCAAGGACGCCTTCAAGGACTGA